A genomic segment from Anomalospiza imberbis isolate Cuckoo-Finch-1a 21T00152 unplaced genomic scaffold, ASM3175350v1 scaffold_272, whole genome shotgun sequence encodes:
- the TMEM276 gene encoding transmembrane protein 276, translating into MGDPGVALSHALLCVTSLGCALRARQVTGGPAAGFLLQALVAASDALSPPSPASVPNVPEPPPGSWICSVLAQPLVAFGCHRLSGDGATANLLLATGAAVAAVAAGWPAGGRGPPGHFVTALTSGSVLALAALTGSVTGAVAAALVALGDAVAPWGVPWVRVAASVALLGTLREQGRALRGHQ; encoded by the exons ATGGGGGACCCCGGGGTGGCCTTGTCACACGCCCTGCTCTGTGTCACCAGCCTGGGCTGCGCCCTGCGAGCCAGACAG GTGACAGGTGGCCCGGCCGCCGGTTTCCTCCTGCAGGCCCTGGTGGCCGCCAGCGACGCGCTGTCCCCTCCGTCCCCTGCGagtgtccccaacgtccccgaGCCGCCGCCGGGCTCCTGGATCTGCTCCGTGCTGGCCCAACCCTTGGTGGCCTTCGGGTGCCACCGCCTCAGCGGGGACGGTGCCACCGCCAACCTCCTGCTGGCCACGGGCGCCGCGGTGGCCGCGGTGGCCGCGGGGTGGCCGGCCGGTGGCCGCGGGCCGCCCGGTCACTTTGTCACCGCGCTGACGTCCGGCTCGGTGCTGGCGCTGGCGGCGCTGACCGGCAGCGTCACCGGCGCGGTGGCCGCGGCGCTGGTGGCGCTCGGGGACGCGGTGGCACCGTGGGGCGTCCCCTGGGTGCGGGTGGCGGCCAGCGTGGcgctgctggggacactgcgggAGCAGGGACGGGCGCTGCGGGGACACCAATAA
- the LOC137466545 gene encoding zinc transporter ZIP4-like has product MPSPWLLLALALPAALAAPAGARARASPEAALVALEALVASGEGQVSRGALGALVAQVAGRAQCPREPCGECPSVPALLALAGKAPGGTAGLQATELSWLGAAVVATLRDPPGTCGDTDGDIDGDTEATAASWASRVQALHQEFATDVTGNVTGNVTGNVTITVAGRGGPGLREVAELLVAIEPNYRGDNGHEACVDARRVLAATTGVSPRVGTGRVLVALGVLVLRGHRLCPVGDIGDSGDTPRPWCGDTDSRCGDRDSHRGDTNTWHYGDAGDTGTPHEDVDTWHGDIGPRDTTHGDSDTCHGDIECHHGPTAPSSGDSGDNVTVPMATNSTQPEEQLSVTERYLLGTLTALGLALVPLVALALVLCPRCPLCSRCPHGAGCRRCRRCRLCPRRWWRPLLDGLAAGALSGDALLHVLPQVGTPRGHRGDTEGTPRGQRGH; this is encoded by the exons ATGCCCTCGCCCTGGCTGCTGCTAGCCCTGGCGCTGCCCGCCGCGCTGGCCGCGCCCGCGGGGGCGCGAGCCCGGGCGAGCCCCGAGGcggccctggtggccctggagGCGCTGGTGGCGTCGGGCGAGGGACAGGTGTCCCGCGGGGCGCTGGGGGCCCTCGTGGCGCAGGTGGCCGGCCGTGCGCAGTGCCCGCGCGAGCCGTGCGGAGAG tgtccctcGGTGCCAGCGCTGCTGGCCCTGGCCGGGAAGGCCCCGGGTGGCACCGCCGGGCTCCAGGCCACCGAGCTGTCCTGGCTGGGGGCGGCCGTGGTGGCCAcgctcagggaccccccgggcacctgcggggaCACCGATGGGGACATCGACGGGGACACTGAGGCCACTGCGGCGTCCTGGGCCAGCCGTGTCCAGGCCTTGCACCAGGAGTTTGCCACCGACGTCACCGGGAATGTCACCGGGAATGTCACCGGGAATGTCACCATCACTGTCGCTGGCCGTGGTGGCCCCGGGCTGCGGGAGGTGGCCGAGCTGCTGGTGGCCATCGAGCCCAACTACCGTGGTGACAACGGCCATGag GCCTGCGTGGACGCTCGGAGAGTGCTGGCGGCCACCACtggagtgtccccaagggtggGGACTGGACGGGTGCTGGTGGCACTCGGGGTCCTGGTGCTGCGTGGCCACCGCCTCTGCCCTgtcggggacatcggggacagcggggacaccccCCGCCCGTGGTGTGGGGACACCGACAGccgctgtggggacagggacagtcaccGTGGGGACACCAACACCTGGCACTATGGGGACGCCGGTGACACTGGCACGCCCCATGAGGACGTGGACACCTGGCACGGTGACATCGGTCCCAGGGACACCAcccatggggacagtgacacctgCCATGGGGACATCGAGTGCCACCAcggccccacagcccccagctctggggacagcgGTGACAACGTCACTGTCCCCATGGCCACCAACAGCACCCAGcctgaggagcagctcagcGTCACCGAGA GGtacctgctggggacactgacGGCGCTGGGGCTGGCGCTGGTGCCGCTGGTGGCGCTGGCCCTGGTGctgtgtccccgctgtcccctgtgCTCCCGCTGTCCCCACGGTGCCGGATGTCGCCGATGTCGCCGCTGTCGCCTCTGTCCCCGGCGCTGGTGGCGCCCCCTGCTGGACGGGCTGGCGGCCGGGGCGCTGAGCGGGGACGCGCTGCTGCACGTGCTGCCACAggtggggacaccgaggggacaccgaggggacaccgaggggacaccgaggggacagcggggacattga